The Henckelia pumila isolate YLH828 chromosome 2, ASM3356847v2, whole genome shotgun sequence genome includes a window with the following:
- the LOC140878440 gene encoding uncharacterized protein, whose translation MTLTAKNKFVFVDGSLLRPNSDDLLFGAWIRCNSMVISWILNDVSRDIADSLLFITTASEIWTDLRNRFHESNAPRIFQIKKLLNGLQQGSMDANSYYTKLRILWDELKDFQPVSVCNCGSIKEWMTYQDQECVMLFLMGLNDSYAQIRAQILMTEPTPTISMLFSLVLQEERQRSIHKNMLDNGVDLSSVAAQSSHIAVVRSFQNNRGGRNGYPNDKNFGDRPLCSGCHYPGHTVDKCFKIHGYPPGHPRYK comes from the coding sequence ATGACATTAACAGCCAAAAATAAATTCGTATTTGTGGATGGATCATTGTTACGGCCGAATTCCGATGATTTGTTGTTTGGGGCATGGATTCGATGTAATAGTATGGTAATTTCATGGATATTGAATGATGTGAGTCGTGACATTGCGGATAGTCTATTGTTTATCACTACTGCTTCTGAAATCTGGACGGATCTGCGTAATCGATTTCATGAAAGTAATGCTCCACGCATTTTCCAGATTAAGAAGTTATTGAATGGTCTACAGCAAGGATCTATGGATGCTAATTCATATTATACTAAACTGAGAATTTTGTGGGATGAGCTCAAGGATTTTCAACCGGTCTCTGTTTGCAATTGTGGTTCAATAAAAGAGTGGATGACTTATCAAGATCAGGAGTGCGTTATGCTGTTTTTGATGGGTTTGAATGATTCTTATGCTCAAATTCGAGCTCAAATTCTAATGACGGAACCAACTCCAACGATTTCAATGCTTTTCTCATTAGTACTACAGGAGGAAAGACAACGCTCTATACACAAAAATATGCTTGACAATGGTGTGGATTTATCGTCAGTGGCAGCTCAATCATCTCATATTGCTGTTGTGCGAAGTTTTCAAAATAACAGGGGAGGTCGAAATGGATATCCTAATGACAAAAACTTTGGTGATAGACCTCTGTGTTCTGGATGTCATTATCCTGGTCATACTGTTGATAAGTGTTTCAAGATTCATGGCTATCCTCCGGGACATCCTAGGTATAAATAG